The window TGGGGCCTTTTATTTTTATCAAATTGTTTCGATTAAATATCTACTTTTAATCGCTATTAATATATCGTTTTAGTATCTATTCTAAAATCAGTATCCCATCTAAAATATCAGAAGAATCTCTTCTTGAAGAAGATGCCGGCAACAACGCCACTTAATACCACCATGATTGCAATTAGTAACATAAATGCTTCCGGTTCATCTTGATATGGCAGGGGAACATTCATCCCATAGATGCTCGCAATTAATGTTGGAATCGAGAGCACAATCGTCATTGCCGTTAAAAGCTTAACCACATGGCTCACATTATTTTGAATAATATTGCCATAAGCATCCATCACATTATTAGCATTGAGTTGGTTAATCTCTGCAACAGAGTAAGCCTGCTCAAGCTCAACAATAGTGTCATCAAATAACTCTTGTCCATCTGCAATGAGCTCTAGGTGGTGCTCATGATTAATCTTTCTCATAAGATGTAACATCTGTTTAAGAGAGATTGTCATATCGAGCAATCCATCATTAAGATAGAGTAATGTATAGAGCTCTGAATTGCGATATGAACGGGAGAGCTCCTCTTCTGCTTCCGCGATCTCATGCTCCATGGTATGCATCAATTTAAGATAGCGTTGTGCGGTGTGATGAAGAAGATCGAGCGTATTTTGAATAAGTCGCTCTGCCCCTAAACCTTGGCAGTTTCGAATAAAATTCTCCCTTAATTGTGGCGTCTCGACACTACAGATTGTTACAAGGTGAGAGCCCGTCAGCACGATGCCAAAAGGGACGGTCCGGTAACGAATACCATCGCTATTTTTCTCAATTTCCCGATTCACCGTGGGAACATGGATAATAATGTAGGTGATCCCGGCACCCTTCTCAATCATCGGCCGAGTGTTAGGATCGAGTGCTTCTGCAATAAAATGGCTGGAGATCCCCAATTGGCGATTCATCTTAAGGCGCTCTGCCGCTGTGGGGGCAATCACCTCTACCCAGTTCTCTTGCGTGATCTCTGATTCATGGTAGTAGCTATTGCGAATAAGGTTTTTATAGATCTGCATCATTGTGATACCTCCGATATTGTTGGCTGTTTCTTCTATTTTTACGTCTACTGAGTCTACTGATATCTCTATTTCTTATTTCTATTTCTGCTTATATCTTAGAATTTTTTCTTCAATCTCGATTTCCCGACTCCTCGATTAATGTAGGCGGAGATAACGTTTAAAGTAGAAAAAGAGTATGAGCAGTAGACTCAATCCCGCCATGATGGTGGCGACGATAATGGTAGTCGCAGGATCATCTTCATTCGGTAGCGCAACATTCATTGAGAAGATCGAACCAATCATTGTAGGAATAATCATCACAATGGCGATTGCGGTTAATGCCTTGAGAACGGTGTTGAGATTATTATGGACAATTGCGGCATAAGCATCCATTAGGTTACTCAGGCTCTCTCGGCGCATCTCGGCAACTTCGGCCGATTGCTCAATATCGACTAAAATTGTATCGAGCAGCTTTCGATCAGATTCTTGAATTTTAAAAGTGCGTCCTTGCATCATCTGGCGATAGAGAATGGCTAAAGCGGAGAGCGAAGTTGAGAAGAAGACTAGACTTTTACTCAATTCTATTAGGCTAAAGAGCTCTCTATTTTGGTAGGATGCGCGTAATTTCTGCTGCAATGCTGCCGCGGCATCATTGATATACCCTAGATGATCATCATACGCTTTTGCCACCGCTTTAAAGAGCAGTAGTGTGATGCGCGTCTTCATCTCTGTCTGGAAATCGCCACACTCTCCATTGATGAGTTGCTCAATAAGAGGATGATGCTGACGACTTACCAGAATGAGATTGCTATCGGTATGAATGATCCCTAAAGGTTGAGTGATATAGGGTGGTTCATGTTTCTCCCCTGCCTTGGGATTTTTAATCGGAAGATTGAGAACAATAAGGTACCCATGCTCATCTCGTTCTAAACGGGGTCGCTCATCTTGATCGAGGGCATCGGTAAAGAATTTTGCCGGCAATTGAAAATGGCGCGTCATCTGATTGATCTCATCCATATTAGGATCGATCAAAAGAAGGAGATGGTTAGGATGAATGACTGATTTTTGGATTAAGCGCTCATCGCTATTTTTGTAGATGGTTAACATGATGTTACTCCTCTATCTGGGCCGATTTATAATGTTCGGATTAAATTTGATCTCTCACGAGATTGATTATTACTGATTGTTATTAATTATTATCGGTTATTACTGATTGTTACCGGATGCTATTGAGTGTTATCGATTGCAGGTTGCTTTAAAGCATCCTTTTAACCTTAAAGATGAGTAGTGCTCCCACGATGAAGATGCCGGTGATAATGCCTAAGAGCGTTAGGGCGTAAGGTTCATCTTGAAATGGCAAGGGGGTATTCATGCCGTAGAGCGCAGCAATCGACATCGGGATTGCTGAGATGGTGATAAAGATCGTTAAATATTGCACTGAAAGGCTGAGGTTGTTCTCAATCAGTGCAGAATAAGCATCCATCAAGTTACGCAAATTGGCATTATAGACACGAGCTAAATTCTCCGCCTGAGCCGTTTCTACAATAAGATCAGAGAGCTGTAGATCCTGCTCATAATCTGCTTTTAGGGTGCTCTGCTCATAAATCAGATTGAGAAGTTTGTGATTATGCTTTAAAGCTTTTGCAAAAAAGAGGAAACTTTTATTGTAGTTGAGAAGTTGATAGACAGATTGGTTGTTAAAAGCGCTTTTGAGCTCATCTTCCATCTTTGTTGTCTCCCTCTCAACCTCTTTTGTTGCAAGAATAAAACTCTCCGTCGTCAACTCTAAAAGGCGATAGACAAAGCTTGTCACATCGGCAAAAGCCCACGTTACCAAATATTCATGCTCAAGATGCATCAAGAGCGGTGTTTCATCCTCTAAAATAGTGATCACTCGATTTCCTTTAATGAGAATTGTTAAAAGGGTCACTTGGTAAGGGATGGCAGAATATGGGAGATTTCTTTTAGGAACATAAAGCCTTAAAAGAAGAAGATCGCCAATCTTTTTCTGCAGACTACCGCGAGGCTGATTGAGGGTATCGAGTGGTAGATTGAGCGAGTGAAGGAGTCTATCGACCTTCTCCTTACTCGGCGCGACTAGATTGACCCAAAGCGTTGTTGCTCGTTGTGCTTCTTGAGATCTGTTGGCGTTATTGAGTAAAATTCCATGCTCTGCTGGATAGATCGTCATTATAAAACTCCTTTCTGCGAATGCCTTTGCTCTCTTTCTCAATAACGCTTAAAGTGCATCACTGCCCTTTTGATGAGTATTGAGGAAGAGAACAATTTTGATAATCAGTTAGGTAGTAAGGCTAAGTGCAATTGAGCGCAATAATTGAGAGCAATCAAATGATCAAAGTTAATAAAAGCGCATATCAAAACGCATATTCAAATATCCAAATATCCGAATATCCGAACGGAATACACGAAATATATGAATATAAGCTAATAAAACTTATTGAGGGTAACGCAGCTTATCTGTTAAGGCTTAATTTTAAACTTTAATTTTAAAGCTTATTTTTATAGCGATAACGCAAAAAAGCGTACCCTCAATCATGAAGGCACGCTTTCTAGAGAGATAGTATCAAGATACTGATCTCTGTTATACGTTTTTAATCGACTCACAAGAGATCGATAGAGAGATTATCTCTACCAATTGATCTGAAAGTCTGATCATCCTCCATTCATTGAGCTTTAGCACTGTACGGCATAAGATCAATCAGATATCAGGAGAAAGCGAGAGGAAGGTAACCCCTACTTTATTCTATCTATCTCAATTGACTAGCTACGTTATAAACCACCTTAATTCGATAGTTTCTGTTCAAACCCGTTGGCGTCTTTGGACGTTTCTGGGCAGTAGCATATCTCCGTACAGGAGCCTCACCTAACGAGGTATTTCTAATTTGTTGGAGGAGATCATAGACTCAATAGTGCATCGATGTCAACTCTTTTCATAAAAAGAATTTTACTCTAAGCGCTATTTCTCCGTTTCATCCTCTTTCATCTTGCCTGCTTGCATCTCCCAAAAAGAAGCGTAGAGTCCACCCTTCGCAAGTAAAGCATTATGGGTACCCTGCTCGATAATTTTGCCATTTTCCATCACAATTAAACGATCCATTTTGGCGATGGTAGAGAGTCGATGGGCGATGGCAATTACCGTTTTCCCTGCCATCAATTGCTCAAGATTCTCTTGAATCACACTCTCCGATTCAGAGTCGAGTGCAGAGGTTGCTTCATCGAGAATGAGAATGGGAGCATTTTTAAGTAAGACGCGAGCGATTGCAATGCGTTGTCGTTGACCTCCTGAGAGCTTAACTCCACTCTCCCCAACTAAAGCATCTAATCCTTTCTGCCCATATTGATCTATCAACTCTCTGACAAATTGATCTGCGTGGGTTTTTCTTAAAGCTTCATAGAGCATCTCATCTGTCGCATCAGGATTCCCATAGAGCAGATTATCTCTGATAGAGCGATGAAATAGCGTCGGCTCCTGTGTGACAACGCCAATTTTTTGCCGTAAAGAATCTTGCGTAAAGTGACAAATATTCTCACCATCAATTAATATTTCACCGGCATCGATGTCATAGAGTCGTAGCAGTATCTGCGTTAATGTTGTTTTGCCGGCACCCGATGGCCCTACTAATCCAATTTTTTCTCCCGGATGAATCATCAAGTTGAGATTCTGGTAGATCGGTTTCTCCTTGTGGTAATTAAAAGAGACATTACGGAAGGTAATTTCGCCTGTAACATTTTTTAATATTTCGGCATTAGGATGGTCTTGTACTTCTCGTGATTGGGCTATCACTTTAATTCCATCTTGAACATTACCAATATCTTCAAAAATATGGCTAATCACCCGCATCACCCAGCTTGACATAGTATTGATTCGAATAACAAGACTCATGGTAAATGCGATTGCTCCCGCAGTGATTAAAGAAGCGCCCCAAAGATAGATAGAGAGCATGATCGTTGTCGCAATTAAGAGGCTATTTAGAATCATCAGAGTGAGATCCATCATCGTTGAGAGCTGCGTTGATCGAAGAGCGGCATCGGTCTGTTTCTGCATCACCGATTTTGCATCATTCTCATCTTTTTCAGAATGGGAGAAAAGTTTCAATGTTGTGATATTACTATAACTATCGACAATATGGCCCATTAAACGAGAGCGTGCTTTTGCAGAGATATGGGAACGGTGACGTGTTCTTGGGAGAAAATAACGCAAAATCAGCGTATAAAGCAGAATCCAGATTAAGATAGGAAGTGCGAGCCAAGGATTCATCTCAAAGAAGAGAATAATCGTTGTAACCGCATAGATCACAATGCGCCACATAGAGTCGGTAGACATAATCACTGAATTGCGGATCGATTGACCGGTATTCATGACACGGCTTGCAATCCCACCAGAAAGGCTACTATGAAAGAAGTTAAGGCTCTGTTTAACGACATAGCGGTGCTGTTGCCAGCGAATCATCGATGTAAAGTTAGTCGTTAATGATTGATTAATCAGAAGATTATGAAGAAATGAGGCTAAAGGGCGGAAGAGTAGAATAACCGATAGCATAAGAATAAAGGTCCAATGGTGCTTCTCCCAAAGCTCTGCCGGCGTATGAACACTATCGACAAGATCAACAATCTCTCCAATATATTTAAAGAGAAAGATCTCCAATGTTGAGACAAAAAATCCTGTCACAAGGAGTGCAACAAAGACCCATTTAACCTGGCTAATATAGTGCCAATAGAAGGCGAATAACGTTTTAGGAGGCGCCTTATCGGGGTGTGATTTAAAAGGGTCGATAAGGGATTCAAAACGTTGGAGAATTTTCATAAAGGGCCATTATAAAAGTACGAAAAATAGGTGCTAAAAATATTCGATTAATAATATTCGACTGATAGTTGATAGAGTACCTTATTTGATATCTATTATCAATTAGAGGGTAAGGAATAGAGATTGAATAAAAAAAGGTCGAATAAAAAAGGCGACTTGTAATGTCGCCTCTTTAGCTAGCAATTTCCCCTGATAATCATCTATGCATCTATGCATCTATGCATCTATGAATTAGCTATGATTGGAAACTTGTGATTAGGCAATTTTTCGCTCGATAAAAGCGCCCCCTAAACAGATATCTCCATCATAAAAGACGATCGATTGCCCAGGTGTGATGGCTCTTTGCGGCTCTCTAAAATCGACGCGGATTTTGCCCTCTTTCTCTAGTGTCACCTCACATTTAACATCTTGTTGGCGATAGCGAATCTTTGCCGTTAAGCGAGGGTTAACCTCTTCCCAATTGATAGGATTAATTTGATGGAGCTCGCGAGCGATTAGACCCCTTCCATAGAGCTCCTTTTGATCCCCTTGTACTACAATCAATTGATTCTTTTCAAGATCTTTATCTGCCACAAACCAAGGCTCACCTGTAGAATCTTTACGCCCACCAATCCCTAAACCTTGTCGCTGGCCGATAGTGTAAAATGCTAAACCTTGATGTTGCGCTACAACTTCACCATTAGGCATTACCATATCGCCGGGCTCTGTAGGGAGATATTGCATGATAAAGTCGGTAAAATCTCGCTCCCCAATAAAGCAGATCCCTGTAGAATCTTTTTTATCAAAAGTGATCAGGCGATTATCGAGAGCAATTTGTCGCACTTCGCTCTTCTCATAATCTCCGATCGGAAAAAGGGTATTGATCAACTGTTGCTGATTGAGTAGATAGAGAAAGTAACTCTGATCTTTATTATTATCGATACCTTTTAAGAGATAAGCTTTGCCATCTTCCCGGCGAACACGAGCATAATGCCCCGTTGCGAGATAATCTGCGCCTAACTCTTCTGCATACTCTAAAAAAGCTTTAAATTTAATCTCTTTATTACAGAGAACATCGGGATTAGGGGTTAGCCCATCTTTCAACGTATCGATAAAGTAATCAAATACTCGCTCTTTATAATTTTTAGCAAAATTGACACGGTGAAGTGGAATGCCGAGTGTCTCACAGACCGCTTCTGCATCTTTAAGATCATCTTCCGCACTACAGTAGCCTTGGTCAAACTCCTCTTCCCAATTCTTCATAAATACGCCATGAACATCAGCGCCCCGCTCTTTTAAGAGAAACGCCGCTACAGAGGAGTCGACTCCACCGCTCATTCCTACAATGACACGTTTACCTCTTATATCTTCCATCTCTTAGCCTCTCAACTCTTTTAGCCCATTACTATGAATGGTACAAATCTAAATAGTATAAATTTTAATGATACTTTAATGATATTTTAATGATATAAATCATCGATATAAATCATTAATGTAAATTATTGATATAAATTATTGATATAAAATTAATAATACAAACTTTGACAGCCCAGACTTCCAACAGTACTGATTTTAGTGTGGTTGATCCATCATATTGGTTGCTGTAAAAATAAATGGTTAGCATTCTATCGAATAATATAAATAGAAGGCTAACCATTTTTATAGCTGATTTTTATCGTTGATTTCTATTGTTGATTGATACAGTATATCGTTACTGTTTATCGCTCTTCTTTTCATCATCGAGAAGATCGATATAATCACGGAGAATCAATAATCCCTCTTCAAGTAGAAGATCGGTCTCTGTCTCTTTTAAGAGCTTTGTGTATGAACCATCTTCGTTACGGAACTGCTCAAGTGTTAATGGTTCATAATCGTAGAGAGCTCTCATTCTATTTTGCAATTGAAGATTCTCTTCCTCTTCGCGCTTAAGCTTCTCTTTGCGCTTATCAAGATTGAGGCTCATCTCATTGATCTTCCAGAGCTCTAATGTCTTATTCGCCTGTTTTTTAAAGATCTGATGCTTCTCTTCCTCTTTAAAGCGCTCTTTGCTCTTATTTTGCAACTGGGAAGTCACTTCTTCTGTAATAACGACAGAAGGCTCATAATCCGGAGCTGCATCGATAGTATCCCAAGCCATCACATAGAGCTCTTTCGACTCACCAATCTCATTAGGATCATAAATTGAAGGGAGCGTTACATCAGGCTCAACCCCTTTCTCTTGTGTCGACTCTCCATTTGCGCGGTAAAACTTTGCAATAGTGACTTTCGATTGTCCTGGTTTGGTCGATTTTGCTAAAATTCGGCTAAGATCGATCATCGTCTGAACGGTACCTTTACCAAAGGAGGTTTGACCAGCAATGATTGCTCTCCCCTGATCTTGCATACTGCCGGCAAAAATTTCAGAGGCAGAAGCACTTAAGCGATCGATTAGAACCACCATAGGACCATCATAGATCAACTCTTCATTAGGGCTCGATTGTGCATCTTGCTGACCATCAAATCCTCGCGTTTGAACAATGGTCTTATCACTACCGATAAAGAGTGCAGAGAGATCGATCACCTCCGTTAAAGATCCACCACCATTACCGCGTAGATCAATTAAGAGCCCATCAATATGCTCATCATTGACCAACTTAAGTAGTAATTTTTTAACGTCACGTGTTGTGCTTTTGAAGTCTTGAATCCCTTTTTTACTACCTTCAAAGTCACTATAGAATGCCGGAA of the Ignatzschineria indica genome contains:
- a CDS encoding magnesium transporter CorA family protein, which translates into the protein MTIYPAEHGILLNNANRSQEAQRATTLWVNLVAPSKEKVDRLLHSLNLPLDTLNQPRGSLQKKIGDLLLLRLYVPKRNLPYSAIPYQVTLLTILIKGNRVITILEDETPLLMHLEHEYLVTWAFADVTSFVYRLLELTTESFILATKEVERETTKMEDELKSAFNNQSVYQLLNYNKSFLFFAKALKHNHKLLNLIYEQSTLKADYEQDLQLSDLIVETAQAENLARVYNANLRNLMDAYSALIENNLSLSVQYLTIFITISAIPMSIAALYGMNTPLPFQDEPYALTLLGIITGIFIVGALLIFKVKRML
- a CDS encoding magnesium transporter CorA family protein, translated to MLTIYKNSDERLIQKSVIHPNHLLLLIDPNMDEINQMTRHFQLPAKFFTDALDQDERPRLERDEHGYLIVLNLPIKNPKAGEKHEPPYITQPLGIIHTDSNLILVSRQHHPLIEQLINGECGDFQTEMKTRITLLLFKAVAKAYDDHLGYINDAAAALQQKLRASYQNRELFSLIELSKSLVFFSTSLSALAILYRQMMQGRTFKIQESDRKLLDTILVDIEQSAEVAEMRRESLSNLMDAYAAIVHNNLNTVLKALTAIAIVMIIPTMIGSIFSMNVALPNEDDPATTIIVATIMAGLSLLLILFFYFKRYLRLH
- a CDS encoding ABC transporter ATP-binding protein encodes the protein MKILQRFESLIDPFKSHPDKAPPKTLFAFYWHYISQVKWVFVALLVTGFFVSTLEIFLFKYIGEIVDLVDSVHTPAELWEKHHWTFILMLSVILLFRPLASFLHNLLINQSLTTNFTSMIRWQQHRYVVKQSLNFFHSSLSGGIASRVMNTGQSIRNSVIMSTDSMWRIVIYAVTTIILFFEMNPWLALPILIWILLYTLILRYFLPRTRHRSHISAKARSRLMGHIVDSYSNITTLKLFSHSEKDENDAKSVMQKQTDAALRSTQLSTMMDLTLMILNSLLIATTIMLSIYLWGASLITAGAIAFTMSLVIRINTMSSWVMRVISHIFEDIGNVQDGIKVIAQSREVQDHPNAEILKNVTGEITFRNVSFNYHKEKPIYQNLNLMIHPGEKIGLVGPSGAGKTTLTQILLRLYDIDAGEILIDGENICHFTQDSLRQKIGVVTQEPTLFHRSIRDNLLYGNPDATDEMLYEALRKTHADQFVRELIDQYGQKGLDALVGESGVKLSGGQRQRIAIARVLLKNAPILILDEATSALDSESESVIQENLEQLMAGKTVIAIAHRLSTIAKMDRLIVMENGKIIEQGTHNALLAKGGLYASFWEMQAGKMKEDETEK
- a CDS encoding magnesium transporter CorA family protein, yielding MMQIYKNLIRNSYYHESEITQENWVEVIAPTAAERLKMNRQLGISSHFIAEALDPNTRPMIEKGAGITYIIIHVPTVNREIEKNSDGIRYRTVPFGIVLTGSHLVTICSVETPQLRENFIRNCQGLGAERLIQNTLDLLHHTAQRYLKLMHTMEHEIAEAEEELSRSYRNSELYTLLYLNDGLLDMTISLKQMLHLMRKINHEHHLELIADGQELFDDTIVELEQAYSVAEINQLNANNVMDAYGNIIQNNVSHVVKLLTAMTIVLSIPTLIASIYGMNVPLPYQDEPEAFMLLIAIMVVLSGVVAGIFFKKRFF
- the mnmA gene encoding tRNA 2-thiouridine(34) synthase MnmA produces the protein MEDIRGKRVIVGMSGGVDSSVAAFLLKERGADVHGVFMKNWEEEFDQGYCSAEDDLKDAEAVCETLGIPLHRVNFAKNYKERVFDYFIDTLKDGLTPNPDVLCNKEIKFKAFLEYAEELGADYLATGHYARVRREDGKAYLLKGIDNNKDQSYFLYLLNQQQLINTLFPIGDYEKSEVRQIALDNRLITFDKKDSTGICFIGERDFTDFIMQYLPTEPGDMVMPNGEVVAQHQGLAFYTIGQRQGLGIGGRKDSTGEPWFVADKDLEKNQLIVVQGDQKELYGRGLIARELHQINPINWEEVNPRLTAKIRYRQQDVKCEVTLEKEGKIRVDFREPQRAITPGQSIVFYDGDICLGGAFIERKIA